The Cytobacillus sp. NJ13 sequence ATAAAATGACGATAAGCGGCTTCCTCTTGAGAATAATCAAAAGGTGTCTCTCGCTCTAATACATTGGGGCATGTCACATCAAAACCCTGCTTTGATAATAATTCGCAAAAACTCTTTATATGCTGATTAATTCCATAGATTTCGTGGATTACGAGGATTAACGAATTAGAATTACTCTGTCTTTTCATGATTGTGTCCCTTATTCTCCATATTTCTTCTCCCATTCATCGAACCATTTTTTGCACTTTATTCCATTCAAAAAGGTATTCTATATTTAAATGATTTTTTCCTTCATCATTTAAACACCCCTTTAAATCAAAAAAGCCGCCTATTTGGCAGCTGGACTTTAAAGCAATGCACCAATATAAAATTAAATACAAGCTTCATATTCAGTTTTGAGGTTATTGATGATCGTCTGAATAGGCAGGATTTCGTTAATTTCATGGACTCTTGCCCCCGCAAATACGAGACCATTCTCGCAGTCCCCATCCATGGAAGTTATCAAGGAATCCATTGTGCAAAAGCGATAAGAGCAGTTTTTCAGGCAATCGATACATTTCTTTATTTTCACCTTTTTATTGTCAGATATCTGCTCTGTAAAGTGGTTCTTAATGGCACGGCCTTCCAGTCCTACAGTGGTTTTCACCATGACGATATCTTCCTGTTTGGCATGGACATACTTTTCTTTGAAGGATAATGGTGCATCACATTCTTGACTTGCGACAAATCTTGTTCCCATCTGAACACCGGAAGCACCGATACGAATGGCATGAGCGATATCTCTTCCTGTCATGATCCCTCCAGCAGCAATGACAGGAATCTTAACTGCTTCCACAACTTCCTGTAAAATATCGAATAGCGGTCTTTCGGTCCCTAAATGTCCTCCCGCTTCATTGCCCTCGACCACAACGGCAGAAGCACCAAGCCGTTCTGACATTTTGGCCAGCCTTGCAGATGACACAATCGAGATGACCGGTGTGCCAGATTCTTTGCCCCAGCTGTACATATCTCTTGATATTCCAGCACCTGAAATAATGAAATCAACCTTTTCCTCAATGGCTGCTTTCATTTTTTCAGCAAAATCATTCATGGCAAAAAGAACATTCACCCCAATATAGCCCTCACCCTTGATAGATGCCTTAGCCTTTCTTATATGCAATCTTAAATCTTCGATGCTAATTCCTGTTCCAGAAATAGTTCCAATCCCCCCGGCATTCGCAACAGCTGACGACAGACCACTTAAAGAAATACCTACGCCCATACCACCTTGCATGATTGGAAATTTAGGTTCCATATGACCAATTCTTAATTGCGGAAATCTCAAAAGAATACCCCATTTCATCGTCGAATTATTTCTTCTCCATTATTGTGCGAATGGGGTTAATTGAATAGTGATAAATATAATACCTGATACTAAAATCAGGTGGTAATTTAGTAATCGTCACAGAATGTTCATGAAAGGTTAAATAACTCTTTAAAAATCAGCAGTATCCATTCAAAATCCTTACACCATTAGGATCCACTAATGGTTTTGGTGAAAACCCCTTTATAACAGCTTCCCTGATGGTAACTGTCTCACCAATTATCGACTTGATGGAATTGACAGGCTTTCCAAACAAAATGGAAAGGTCATCTTCTAACCCCTTTTTCTTTGTTCCTAATCTTAATTCCTTTATCTTTATGTTATCAGTCATCGAATCTACTATATCTTTGTTTGATTGAAGTTCTATCCTAAAAGAATAAGGGGTTGTAATAAACGTTCTTCGTTCCCCCCTATCAACAGTCCAATTCATATTATCTGCATTTTGACATATAAGCTCTTGTTCTTTTTCAGATACCCAAAAGCCTATATGGTCAAATATTATCTTCTTTCCATATCCAAAAGTGATATTTATGGACCCTTTTCTTGCTTCGATTATACGAAAAAGGATTTTCTTCTCCCGGAAGTCCTCCCACACTAAAGGGGGATCAAAGTTCTGAAAATCCCCCTGGTATTTTCCAATTCGCTGATATATACGAAAGCCGTTATTCACGTAAAATCTTTCTGTTTCTTCCACATGCGGGGTCCAAAAATGATAATGAAAAAGCACAGACATCACCTCTTTATTAAGCTCATTACCTACATATTCAATAAAAAAGCAATTTCTCCTTTGCAGGCAATTTTCACGAGGTGCTTATATAGTTGACCACTGCAGCATTCCTTAATAAAATGAAAACATCCCAAATTGGAGGTTTTTGTTTGTTGAACTTATGTTCAGAGCTGGAGGAGTAACACTTTCTTCATGACTATTTGCATGAGAAAGTGCCATTTATATTGAACTTTATCATCACTTAAAGAACAGGAGACTATAAATGGATATTGTCATTCGGCAAGAATTCCCTGCAGACTATCATTCCACGGAAGAAATGATAAAAGAAGCTTTTTTAAATGAAGAATACAGCGACAAGACAGAACATTTCCTTGTTAAAAGAATCAGAAATTCAGATGCTTTTATTCCGGAGCTTTCTTTAGTAGCGTTAACTCAGGCTAAGGAGGTTGTGGGTCATATACTTCTATCTAAGATCACAATAGGTGATGGTGAGAAAGCTGCAGATTCTCTGGCACTTGCCCCCGTTTCTGTTGCTCCCGGTTATCAAGGAATAAGCATCGGCAGTCAATTGATTCGTACTGCACTTAACAAGGCAAAAGAGGCCGGATATCAATCCGCAATTGTTCTAGGCCATAAAGATTACTATCCAAAGTTCGGCTTTAAGCCAGCCAGCCTTTGGAATATCCAGGCCCCGTTTGAAGTGCCTGACGAAGTGTTCATGGCTCTGGAATTGACGGAGAATGCTCTTGAAAATGCTGCCGGTGTTGTCCAGTATTCAAAAGCTTTTTCAGAATAAGAGGACTGGATAAAAAAAGAGCTGCCGATCCACATGCTGGATCGGCAGCTCTTTTACCTATTTGTTGATAATGGCATTGCCTTGGACTTATTCTGTAAGTTCCCAATCAGGATTCCAAACCACTTCCCACAAATGTCCATCTGGATCTTGGAAGTATCCAGAATATCCACCCCAAAAGGTGTCGTGAGCTTGAACCGTAATAACGGCACCCGCACTCTCAGCCTGTTCCATTACCGTATCTACCTCTTCTTTACTCCCAACATTATGCCCAATCGTAAATTCAGTTGGGCTTTTTCCTGTCTGGTTCATGCTCGTGTCATGAGCGATATCTTTACGATTCCAAAGTGCCAGTTTTAATCCTGATTGCAGATCAAAAAAAGCAACAGCACCATGCTCGAATTCTCTTCCTACTATGCCCTGTGTTGGAAACCCAAGACCATTCTGATAGAAATGTAAGGACCTTTCTAAATCATCTACACCTAATGTGATGACTGAAATTCGCGGTTTCATATAAGACCTCCCAATAATATCGTATAAAATAAGACTTTCAAATTTTTGCGAAGAAAAGTTTATAAAGCATACTCATTCATTTATATCGAAAATCAAATGATCGAATAACTCCCCATCCACGTAAAGCAAAATGGCCCATTCTCCCTTTTTAGGAATTTTAACAGATGATGGTGTATGTGCATCGGCCCCGTTGTTTGGACCATAAGCACGAATGGTCCATCCCATTCCATTTAATACTTTATGGACAGTTTGCGATTTTTTATGGAATCCAACAATCGTCAGATCTGCATCTTCAACTCCCCAAAGATGCCACATCCACTTTTGGCCGTTTAAACTCGGCATGTCAGCACCAATCACACCGGACTTGTTTTCATTTCCGATAATGCCCCTGTCACCGAACTCCACAGCTTTTCTTTCCCAATCAATAGTGTCAAAATCACTCACTTGAACAAAATCTGGTATATCCTCTGGCAAAGTAATAGGGGCGTCTTTTGCTTTTTCAGCCACGGTGACAACTACATCCCCATAAGCTTTGCCATCCAGGTACACCTCATACTTCCACAGACCTTCGTAAGGAAGTGTGAATGTAGTCGTGAACCTCTGCAAACTTGGGTATCCAGGAGATGGTTCTATTATTTCTTGATGAGGCAAAACTTGTATTCTTTCACCTGTTTCTTTATGAAGGGCAGAAATGGAAAGTTCTTTTCCTTTATAGGTGTCAAAAGGCTCTGCGAAACTAAAAATATAGCCATAAGGCATTCCTGCTTTCAGATTAGGATCGGGTAATATGCTAAATTTTATAGTTTGATTCACCTTATATTCATGCCGTATTTCCCATTCATTATTCATGCCGCCACTTATCTTTTCGGGATCTTGCCTGACCAAAATCTCAGTTGAAACAAAGAAGGCCAGGAGACAGATGGCAAAAGAGGAAATAGCGAATATAAGGAATTTATTGGGCCTGTTTGGCTTCACTATTCTATCTGTACGGACAGCTTTTCTAATATTCATTTTTTGAAATTCCGTAAAGTGATCACCTTTGTAAGTCGTCGAGTCCATCGCCCTCCGCAGCTGCTTAAGCTTGCTCTCCATTATATCCCCACCTCTCCATCATTTTCTTCAGCTTCATTCTCCCTCTGCTCAGCCTGGTTTTGATCGTGTTGTGGTTCACGCCTAATATTCCTTGGATTTCTTCAATCGAACATTCTTCATAATAATAGAGTGTAACCACTTCCCGGTACTTTACAGGCAAAGACAATACACACAAGGAAAGAAATTCTTCCTCGCTCCGCTTTAACAGATTCTTTTCCGGCGACAATTCCTTAGATGAAAAAAGAGTAAACAAGCTTGAATTCATCACCACTTTTCGAAACGCATAACTCTTCAAGACATCCTTTGATTTATTAATAGCCAATCGATAAATCCATGATTTAAAGGAGATCACTTCATCGATTTTGTCATAATATTTGTAGCACACGATGAATACATCCTGAACAATATCTTCCGCCAGCTTCCAGTCCTTCACATAGTTATAAGCCAGCTTTGTGAGCCGTTCACCATACTCATCCATAATAAACTCCAGCCAAGCATCACGATTTTCTAATGGGCCTTCATCCCTGACCATCCTCACACACTTCCCACCCCATTTTCACTTTAATGCTAAGACGAATGAGTTAGATATAGGTTTCATTTTTCTATTTCTTTTTTTAGAAAAAAGGCACTTACCCTTTTGCGGATAAGTGCCGGTTCCGTCCCTGTCTATAAAAGAAGCTTGTATTTAATTTAAGTACAGAGGGTATTGGGGTAATTGGAAAAGCAACATACTCGTTAGTGCCGAAAACTACTTCATATACCTTGCAACTAGCAAATAACACCTTTCTCTTGTAAGACTTGCTTGTGTAGCCACATATTCCAATGGCTCCATCGATCCGCCTTTGTATTTTAGTGAAGACTTTTTCGCCGTTTCATCTCTTTGATGGATCCAGTTCCGCTGTTCTTCTCTTAATTGGTCCATCTGTCCTTTATCAAGCTGCTCTTCTAGCAGACCATAAATTTTGTTTAATTCCTCATCCCAGGTTCTATATCTTTCTGCCTCTTGTTCCACCAATTCTGCCGTGGTTGTCTTGGCTTCTGCGTATCTGTCCGCTTCTTCCATTTTGTTTAGTTTCTTGAGATATTCATCCTTATTACTTTCATGATTTTCATTTTGATCATTGCTGGACTCCACTGACTCTCCCTCATTTGAGGCTGCAGAAGGATTGTCTGTATCTTCTTGTTCATTGAGCTGTGTGTTATCACTGCTGCCAGAAGAGTTTTCTGCCTCACTTCCCTCTGAATCTGTAAAACCCTTATCAATTGAGCCGCCATCTTCATTTTGAGCCGAGCTGTTACTAGCTGGCAGGCTGCTCGATTCTTCCGATGAGTTTCCACAAGCAGCCATTACACCTGATAATCCTACTGTTAGCAGTACTGCCAAAAACTTCATGTTATTTTCCATTTTCAAACTTCCTTATCTATTTTAATTTCTCCATCATAGTCGGTGCAGAATATATGTGGTCTATTCCTCAGCAGTTTAATTTCCTTACTTCCCCAAACCAAACAAGTGCCTTCTGCTCCATTTCCTTCACAAATGCCTTTTTTGCTTGGCTGTACTCACTCGTGTTATCAAACCTTTTTACTAATTCTTCCTTGAAAATAGTGTACCTTGCTGCTTCAGAAGGATGGGTCCGCAGATAATCCCTAAATACAAGGTGCCGTTCAATTTGGGGGTTATCAAATTGATAGAAATGTAAATGGTGAGATCGGTTTTCTCCGCCTTTTCGAAATAATCTTCTGCCTGTAATGCCCCATTCACCAGCAGCCTCATATCCTAGTTTTTTCATTTTTTCATTAGATTCATCTATCTTCTCGATGTCTTTCACAATACACATCATATCGATTACAGGCTTTGCCTTCATCCCCCGGACCGAGGTACTGCCAAAATGTTCACATTTTATGATTTCATCTTCAAAGATTGTTTTGAGAAATTCTGCCTCTTTTTGAAACATGAGTGCCCAATTGTCGCTAAATTCCGTTAGCCGAATCTTCATTTGGAGACCTCCATTATGAAATTTACATTGGGTAATTCATCCACAATTAGTTGTTGCTCCAACCACACCATTTCCTGCCCATCCAACTTCATTTTAAGATAATCATATTATAAAACACATGTTCGTAATTGTAAATTTTACCAATATGAACTTCTGCTCTCCTAATCCTATTTCTTACAGCCTGCTGTGTTGCCGCCCAAGTGATTTGTGATATAACAAGATTAGAAGACTTTTAGAAAGAAGGATGTGTTACAGTTTGAACGACCGCCATCATCAAATACTTTGGATTATGATCATGCTGGTGCCGATAATTGTATTTATAAACACGAACAATTTGGAAAAGGCATTTCTGACTTTTTTGGGAGGGGTGATTTTTTATCTCGTTTACGGATTGTTTTGGTTTCGCCGGGATCAGAAAAGGCAGGCGGATTCCGAAATCTGGGAGATCAGCAAACTTTCAGATAAGCAATTAGAGGCTTTCACCAGCTCTCTATTATCCAAATTAGGATATACAGTTACAAAATCGAATGATGAAAATCCGGATATCAGTTTTTTACTGACCTCTCCAACTGGGTATCAAGCGATTGTTAAAGTCAAAAGCCACAAAAGAGAGGCAGGAATACGCCATGTCCAAAAAACATTAAAACAAATGGATTTTTATAATGCTGCTGAATGCTGGGTCATCACAAACGAGCGTTTCACCCGTCAAGCAATTGAATTTGCCGAAGCAAACAATATGCGCCTATATGACCGGGAACAGTTCATTAAATGGATTCTAAAAGCGAAAAAAGAGGAAAAAATACGGGGTTAGAATTCTTGATGTTCAGGAAACTCCTTTATGCCCCTACTATCATCAATGTGTATCTTTAACAAATTAAATATCCCAATTTCTTAGTAAGAAATTGGGAATCTATTGTTAATGCGGAATATCTCTATACTATAATTTCAATTTACCTATATGAATCATGTATTGGATGAAACAGGTCTTCCGCTGCATTTCTGACAACTGAAAAATGTTCCACATTGTAATGGCCGTGAAGAGTATCATTATGATGCTTGATAATTTGTTCTGCACTTAAAGCATTGCTGTCCGTTGTTGAATGTCCATCACCTACTAATGTGACATCCAATCCACTAATAGTTGCAGTTCTAACTGCACTGTCTATACAGTGCTGGGTTTTGCACCCCATTATAACAACATGCTTGACCTTTTGAGATTTTAGATGATCCAGCAGTCCTGTTCCATGAAAAGAATTCGTTGCAGCTTTATCAAAGAACTTTGTTTCCGCAGGCACATTAATTTCTTCATGAACCTGAAATCCTTTGCCTTTCCCTTCAGCAACATCTAAATCCCTGACAAAGACAACTGGAACACTGGATTTTTTTGCTTTTTCAATCACTAAATTGATATTCCCAATAAGCTGCTCTTTATTAAAGACTTTACTTTCTTCCTGATTCCCATCAATTAACTCCTGTTGGGCATCAATAATTAATAAGGTTTGATTCAAATGATTTTCCCCTTTCAATACCTATAAAATTATTTTAGACCTGTTCCCCTTAGTATTTTCACGCCAATATATTTGATTGTCATAATATCTGCCTCCTAAATTAAAACATTGTCCAAAAACGTTATCGAAATTTTTAGACATTTTAGATTTTAACATAAAGATCTGTTTAATAAAATATGTTAAAGTTTCTTTTTTAAATACATTACTGTGAAAACAGGACGTTCATTAAATCATCTTTAAGAAAAAAGGCCGCCTGAGTGGGCGGCCCTAAAAATAAATGACCCTGAAAGATCACGTAATATTTCATATTCGCAGCTTAGTAAGCACGCGCAAACCAAACCGTATGCTTCGCATCTTTTCCACAATGGATGCATGTGTGCTTAGATGCCGGCGGATTGAATGGGATGTTCCGTGTGGTGAATTTTGTTTTTTCTTTTACACTTTCTTCACAGGCGTCTTCTCCGCACCAGCCAGCTAATATCCATCCAGGAATGGTCTCATTTGATTCGGATTCTGCTATGTGCTGTTCTAACTGGTCCATTGTATCAATATGTGTGTGCGAATTCTCCGAGCGGAACGCTTTTGCTTTATCGAATAGACGAGTCTGCATGGTTTCAAGCTCTTTTTTAATGCTGTCAATAATGGATTCAAGCGGGACCGCGACTTTGTCTCCAAGATCACGGGCCTTCATTAAGCATTGATTTTGGTCTAAATCACGTGGGCCAAGTTCGATGCGGACAGGTACACCTTTCAGTTCCCACTCATTAAATTTATAGCCTGGTGATTGATCGGAATCATCCAGACGGACACGGATTCCTTCTGCCTTTAATGCGGCAAAGATTTCATCTAACTTCTCCATAATGGCCGGGTTCTTTTTCCATGGCCCTACTGGAATCAGCACAACTTGAGTCGGTGCTATTTTTGGAGGCAGCACAAGGCCTTGCTCATCTCCATGAACCATGATGACGGAGCCAATTAACCGTGTAGACGTACCCCATGATGTTGTATGGACATATGTGTGTTTATTTTCTTTATTCAAATATTTGATATCGAAGGCTTCCGCAAATTTTGTACCTAAGTAGTGTGAGGTTCCTGCCTGCACAGCTTTTCCATCTTTCATCATCGCTTCAATGGAGAATGTATCCACAGCGCCGGCAAAGCGTTCTGATGGTGTCTTTTGGCCATCATAAACCGGAATCGCAAGTAATCCTTCTACAACTTCTTTATAAATGGCCAGCATTTGCATGGTTTCCTTACGCGCATCTTCTTCATCCACATGAGCCGTATGGCCTTCCTGCCATAAAAATTCAGAAGTGCGGATGAATGGAAGAGTTTTCTTCTCCCAACGGAATACATTTGCCCATTGATTGATTAATACAGGCAGATCCCGATAACTTTTAATCCAATCTGAATACAAATGTCCGATCATTGTTTCAGAAGTTGGGCGCAGTGCCAGACGTTCTTCCAATTTCTCTCCTGCCGCTTCCGTTATCCATGGAAGCTCTGGCGAGAACCCTTCAATATGATCCTTTTCCTTCTGAAAGAAGGATTCTGGAATTAACATCGGGAAATATGCATTGCGGTGACCGGTTTCTTTAAAGCGCATATCCATCTCTGCCTGAATATGTTCCCATATTTCATAGCCATCCGGCTTAAAGGCAATACAGCCGCGAACTGGGGTGTAATCAAATAAATCGGCTTTTTGGATCGTATCAAGATACCATTTTGAAAAGTTGTTTGGTTTTTGTTGAGACATCTTCTTTTCCTCCTTGGATAATGAAATTCCTTTAAAAAATAAAAAAAGCATAAAGAGTCCATGAAAAGGACGTCTTTACGCTAATAGACGTGGTACCACCTTAGTTCAACTTTAATCAAAATTAAAGTCCTCTTAGCGTTTATAACGAAACGACCCGGTTAGCTTTACTAACATCTCCGTGGCAGGGTTCAATAAGGAGGGGTGATATAGCTTTCAGCCCAGGCTATATTTTCTGTTTCACAATCCTTATTTACTTGATCACATCATTGATTCCATATATATATAAGTTAATATATCAACTTGTCACAGGCAATTCAATATTTACAAGTGTTTATTTTTCCATTTTGAATGGCCTGCCCCGAAAGGCAGCGAACCAGATTAGCCAAAAAGATCCTCAGCTGATCAATTTTATATGTTATGATAAAAAAGTATGTTAACTAAATTATTGTTTTAGTTAACATTTTAACATAATTGAACCTGATGAAATTGGGGGGAATTTATGTATAAGCTGCGAGGTCATCATCTTTTTTGCCTTCTGGGATATCGTGGAATGGGCTATTCCCAGGAATACGTGGAAAATATGACACGTTTGCATCAAGACTTGAGAGACAACCCCAGGACATGGATACAGCTTGTAAAAGGGCCTGATCAACTGTGTGAAAAGTATCCCAACTCAGGTGAATACCATTGTGAACACGACGATATTTATGAAAGAGATGCCGCTATTTTAGAAAAATTAGGCCTTAAAATCGGGCAAATCCTGTATTGGAAGGATATTGAGTCGAACATCCAAAAGTATGCCGTTCCCTCAGATATACAAACTGTTTGCGAATCGTGTTCCTGGCGTTCATATGGCGTTTGTGAGGAAGGTATTCAAGATATTCTTGCAGGGAAGGGCTTAAGGGAAGTTAAGTAACCCTCCCCTGTTAAATGCCCATTCTTAAACTTGCTGGAGAACGGTTTTATATCTGGCAGCAACCATTAAATTATTATCCAGTTGAGTTAGGTATTAGTCCAGTCCTTATAGAATATATGTAGGTAAAAATGGTAATGGAGGGATTAACTTGGCATTTGTGGCTATTTTGACGGTTGGACGGCTGAAGCATTCAGAAGAACATCCTGCCTCCCGGGAGTTTTTTGAAGTTGGAAATGAAGTCATGCGGGAGGCTGCTAAAACCGGGCACCTCATGAAAGTATTCTCACCAAATAGAGCGAAGTTCCCTGAAGAAACGATCAAAGGAGAGGGTACCCCCATTCTCACCTTAACAGTATGGAAAAACCTTCAATCTTTATATCAGTTTACCTATTCTGGCCTGCATAGGCAGGCATTGCAGGACAGGAATAAGTGGTTTGGGCCTCTTCCAGAGAGACAGCCAAATTATGTGGTGTGGTGGACGGATATGTTATCGGATGTATCCTGGAAGGAAGCTTTCAAAAGATATGATTTTTATATCCAGCATGGACCAGATTCTTTTGCATTTGACTTTAGACATGCATTTGATCAATTTGGGGATCCAGTCCTGCTTAAATAGGTGGGATCAATTCTCCTGCACAGCGTTTTTCCTATCAGCACATTACTGCGGCCTCACCTGATACATTAAATGAATTTCATTAGCCATATAATCGGAACTAAAGTGAAGTCCCTTCTTTAGCCACCACATGATGATGCCTACCAGTGAGGCTGTTTTAATATCTATCGAAACATATTCATACGGCAATTCCTTCTGTGTATTCTTTCTTCTTATTTCTACTAACTGTTTTAATAATACGAATAGTTTTTCCTCGAATTGATTCATCTTGAATAAGACCAGCAAATACTTTCTGTGGATATATAAATAATCAAGCAATTGGGTCAGCTGCTGCTTCTCTGATAGATCTTCCGATTGTATCAATGCTGCGATTTTATCAGATAGCCCGCTTAAAATTTCTACGGTAATTTGCGTTAGAAAATCTTGAATATCCTGATAGTGCAAGTAAAATGTTGTCCGGTTTAATCCTGCTTTGGCCGCAACTTTCTGAACGGTCAGTTTTGAAATATCGGATTCCTCTGATAGCAGAGAAAAAGCTGCTGTTTTGAACATTTCCTTTGAACGGATTGTACGGGGATCTTCCTTTTTCGGCGCAGACATTCTAACCCTCCTTTATAGATTTTCACGGACTTTCTCAACAGCCCATATTCGGCCTGTCGATTAGTGAACACACACAAGAAAACTGTTCATGGTCAAGAGTAGATGCTTTTGTTACTATGTATTTTATCGACAACATGTTGAGAATACAAGTTCAGAACGAAGGAGTTTATAAATGAGCAAGGAAATAACAGAAAGCAATAAAAAAATATTATTATTCGTTCTGATTGCCGGCTGTTTCTTATCCACCTTAAATCAGACTTTATTAAATGTGGCATTGAGCAGTTTCATGGAGGAATTCAACGTAAAAGCAGCAACGGTCCAATGGTTATCAACCGGATTTATGCTTGTAAATGGGGTATTGGTCCCCATCACAGCATTTCTGATGCAGCGGTTTACAACAAGGCAGCTGTTTATTAGTTCTATGCTCTTTTTGCTGATTGGGTCTGTCATCAGCGCCTTTGCGATGAACTTTGGCACGCTGCTGACGGGAAGAATGGTTCAGGCAATAGGCGCCGGAATCATCATGCCTCTGATGATGACCGTCATTTTATATTTATATCCCGCTGAACAGCGCGGAAGTGTGATGGGGAAAATTGGCTTTGCAGTGATCTTCGCACCGGCCATCGCTCCTACCCTGTCCGGTTTCATTATCGAATTTGTTTCATGGAGATGGCTGTTTATTGGGTTAATCCCCTTTTTACTCATCGTCATCGCCCTAGCTTTCAAATATTTAATGGACGTATCGGAAACATCAAAAGCGAGATTGGATCTCCCAAGTGTTATTTTATCCACAATTGGCTTTGGATGCATTTTATTTGGATTCAGTTCAGCAGGAAGCAAGGGATGGCAAAATCTCTCCGTCCTTATTTCCATTATTTCAGGAATAATCGCAACAGCCCTATTCAGTTTGCGGCAGATAAAATCAAAGGAGCCGTTACTAAACTTATCTGTTTTTAAGTATAAGATTTTCACTCTTACTTCACTAATCAATGTCCTGGTTACGATGATGATGTATGCGGATTTAATCCTTCTGCCTATTTACCTGCAGGATGGACGCGGGTTCACAGCGTTCGAAGCAGGCTTGCTTTTATTGCCTGGAGCTATCATCAACGCGTTCTTATCGCCTGTCACTGGCAGAATGTATGATAAATACGGTGCTAAACCACTCTTTATTACTGGTTTAGTATTTGTCAGTATTTCCATGTGGGGAGTAATCGATTTGAACGAATCGACTACTTATATGTATTTAATGGTCCGCACCATTATTTTGAGAATAGGACTAAGCTTTATTACTATGCCTTTAAATACAGCAGGATTGAATGCTTTGCCAAGAGAGCTGGGATCACACGGCTCAGCCGTTAACAACACCATTCGCCAATTGGCAGGTGCGATTGGAACTGCAGTTGTCATCACTTTATATACGATCCAGGCAGCTTCACATGCTTCGGAACTCTCAGAAAACATGACAGCGG is a genomic window containing:
- a CDS encoding DHA2 family efflux MFS transporter permease subunit; this encodes MSKEITESNKKILLFVLIAGCFLSTLNQTLLNVALSSFMEEFNVKAATVQWLSTGFMLVNGVLVPITAFLMQRFTTRQLFISSMLFLLIGSVISAFAMNFGTLLTGRMVQAIGAGIIMPLMMTVILYLYPAEQRGSVMGKIGFAVIFAPAIAPTLSGFIIEFVSWRWLFIGLIPFLLIVIALAFKYLMDVSETSKARLDLPSVILSTIGFGCILFGFSSAGSKGWQNLSVLISIISGIIATALFSLRQIKSKEPLLNLSVFKYKIFTLTSLINVLVTMMMYADLILLPIYLQDGRGFTAFEAGLLLLPGAIINAFLSPVTGRMYDKYGAKPLFITGLVFVSISMWGVIDLNESTTYMYLMVRTIILRIGLSFITMPLNTAGLNALPRELGSHGSAVNNTIRQLAGAIGTAVVITLYTIQAASHASELSENMTADKLESLASIFGSSSAYVFMLVLSIATLLLVFFVPKKSPKNTHDKGLAQQSRS
- a CDS encoding TetR/AcrR family transcriptional regulator; translated protein: MSAPKKEDPRTIRSKEMFKTAAFSLLSEESDISKLTVQKVAAKAGLNRTTFYLHYQDIQDFLTQITVEILSGLSDKIAALIQSEDLSEKQQLTQLLDYLYIHRKYLLVLFKMNQFEEKLFVLLKQLVEIRRKNTQKELPYEYVSIDIKTASLVGIIMWWLKKGLHFSSDYMANEIHLMYQVRPQ
- a CDS encoding DUF3291 domain-containing protein, coding for MAILTVGRLKHSEEHPASREFFEVGNEVMREAAKTGHLMKVFSPNRAKFPEETIKGEGTPILTLTVWKNLQSLYQFTYSGLHRQALQDRNKWFGPLPERQPNYVVWWTDMLSDVSWKEAFKRYDFYIQHGPDSFAFDFRHAFDQFGDPVLLK